The following are encoded together in the Pieris napi chromosome 17, ilPieNapi1.2, whole genome shotgun sequence genome:
- the LOC125058057 gene encoding probable phospholipid-transporting ATPase IA isoform X6 — protein sequence MIPLRTMERQGYEDLDEGAEEGKGRLISYVTSASRRLLRRVESNLRSWRRIDEDEATTSGITDGAIDEQNRVIFINQPQPQKFVNNRISTAKYSVPSFVPLFLFEQFRRYSNCFFLLIALLQQIPDVSPTGRWTTLTPLVLILTVSALKEIVEDYKRHRADEETNRRKVEVLREGAWQLLRWEKLQVGDVCKVYNNQFFPADLVLLASSEPQSIAFIETSNLDGETNLKTRQAQPETARLQHDSELATFRATLQCEPPNRHLYEFNGMLKETNAKTVPMGLEQMLQRGAMLRNTAWALAAVVYTGHETKLMKNSTKAPLKRSSIDRQTNTHILMLFIILIVLSLISAAFNELWLLRRANTDWYIALEGAQNANFGFNFLTFLILYNNLIPISLQVTAEIVRFFQAKFIAMDGEMYHAESDTPAMARTSNLNEELGMVRYVFSDKTGTLTCNVMDFHKCSIAEIAYTKPGPDDRLEDTLLYHNLREHPSAPDIAEFLTMLAVCHTVIPEHQNGKINYHAASPDERALVLGAASYGWVFETRTPTAVTVMARGQRLTYAVLHVIAFTSTRKRMSVVVRAPNGDIKLFCKGADSVIYPRLAGGPDAAPYAAVTLEHLSLFAAEGLRTLVFAVADIPEHVYKDWSNTYHKASIAIRDRERKIEEAALLIENNLRLLGATAIEDKLQEGVPETIASLLKANINVWVLTGDKQETAINIAHSARLIHPAMPLLLLNEDSLDGTRECLSRQCAELGDGLRKQNEVALVIDGKTLKYAMGCDLKKDFIDLCVSCKVVVCCRVSPIQKAEVVDMVSRATGAVTLAIGDGANDVAMIQRASVGIGISGVEGLQAVCASDYSIAQFRFLLRLLLVHGAWNYSRISKLILYSFYKNICLYVIELWFAIYSAWSGQILFERWTIGFYNVIFTALPPFAIGLFDKICSPEIMMRHPVLYVPSQQGLLFNVRVFWVWAVNALLHSVLLFWLPVLLASHHVLWPSGLDGGYLVLGNLVYTYVVATVCLKAGLATHSWTWVTHVSIWGSLALWFVFILIYSNLYPAILIGAVMRGMDRMVFSSLVFWFALLLIPAATLIPDLIITVIHNSAFKTTTEAVRESEIKKRDPAALLAHPRHSGSPRGLVWRRRIAPEEWPSPHREARNGVPDGLQNGGRPSPRRPRPPRPRVSHVV from the exons ATGATTCCCCTCAGGACTATGGAACGTCAGGGCTATGAAGACCTTGACGAGGGAG CCGAGGAAGGGAAAGGACGTCTGATCTCATACGTGACGTCAGCTTCGCGGCGTCTTCTCCGCCGGGTTGAGAGTAATTTGCGATCCTGGAGACGAATCG atgaaGATGAAGCGACAACGTCTGGTATTACGGATGGCGCGATCGACGAACAAAACCGGGTCATCTTCATCAACCAGCCGCAACCGCAGAAATTCGTTAACAATAGGATATCCACCGCCAAGTATAG TGTACCGTCGTTCGTGCCGCTATTCCTGTTCGAGCAGTTTCGACGCTATTCCAACTGCTTTTTTCTACTGATCGCGCTGCTGCAGCAGATCCCTGACGTGTCTCCGACGGGGAGATGGACCACGCTGACGCCGCTCGTTCTCATCCTCACCGTAAGCGCGCTCAAGGAGATCGTGGAGGACTAC AAACGTCACCGCGCGGACGAAGAAACCAACCGTCGCAAAGTGGAAGTGCTACGCGAAGGGGCGTGGCAACTTCTCCGGTGGGAGAAACTACAA GTGGGCGACGTCTGCAAGGTCTACAACAACCAGTTCTTCCCCGCTGACCTCGTGCTGCTTGCATCCAG TGAGCCACAGAGCATTGCATTTATCGAAACGTCCAACTTGGACGGAGAGACGAACCTGAAGACGCGTCAAGCTCAACCGGAGACCGCGCGGTTGCAGCACGACTCCGAACTGGCTACCTTCCGAGCCACGCTTCAGTGTGAACCGCCCAACAGGCATCTCTACGAATTCAACGGCATGCTGAAGGAGACCAACGCCAA AACCGTTCCGATGGGGCTGGAGCAGATGCTGCAAAGAGGGGCGATGCTTCGGAACACGGCGTGGGCCTTGGCGGCCGTGGTGTACACCGGGCACGAGACCAAGCTTATGAAAAACTCCACTAAAG CCCCATTGAAGCGTTCGTCGATAGATCGCCAAACGAACACGCACATTCTGATGCTGTTCATCATTTTGATAGTGCTGTCCCTCATCAGCGCCGCGTTCAACGAGCTCTGGCTTCTGCGCCGCGCCAATACCGACTGGTACATCGCTTTAGAAG GGGCCCAGAATGCAAATTTcggatttaattttttaacgtttttgatattatacaataatctTATACCGATATCTCTACAAGTCACCGCGGAAATTGTGAGATTCTTTCAA GCGAAGTTCATTGCCATGGACGGCGAGATGTACCACGCGGAGTCCGACACTCCGGCCATGGCCCGCACCTCCAACCTCAACGAGGAGCTGGGCATGGTGCGCTACGTCTTCAGCGACAAGACGGGCACGCTCACCTGCAACGTCATGGACTTCCACAAGTGCTCCATCGCGGAG ATCGCGTACACCAAACCGGGTCCCGACGATCGGCTGGAAGACACGCTGCTGTACCACAATCTCCGGGAACACCCTTCGGCTCCAGATATCGCCGAGTTCCTCACCATGTTGGCCGTCTGTCACACCGTCATTCCCGAGCACCAGAACGGCAAAATCAACTACCACGCCGCTTCACCCG ACGAGCGAGCCCTGGTGCTGGGGGCGGCCTCGTACGGCTGGGTGTTCGAGACGCGCACTCCCACCGCGGTCACGGTGATGGCCCGAGGCCAGAGGCTCACGTACGCCGTCCTGCACGTCATCGCCTTCACGTCCACGCGGAAGCGGATGTCCGTCGTCGTGCGAGCGCCCAACG GTGACATCAAGCTGTTCTGCAAAGGCGCCGACTCGGTGATCTACCCTCGCCTGGCGGGCGGGCCCGACGCGGCGCCCTACGCCGCCGTCACCCTGGAGCATCTCTCGCTCTTCGCCGCCGAGGGCCTTCGCACCCTGGTCTTCGCCGTCGCCGACATCCCGGAGCACGTTTACAAG GATTGGTCGAACACGTACCACAAAGCCAGCATCGCGATACGGGACAGAGAGCGGAAGATCGAAGAGGCCGCTCTGTTGATCGAGAACAACTTGAGACTGCTGGGAGCCACCGCGATCGAGGATAAACTGCAG GAAGGCGTGCCGGAGACGATAGCGTCTCTCCTGAAGGCCAACATCAACGTGTGGGTGCTGACGGGAGACAAACAGGAGACCGCCATCAACATCGCCCACTCCGCGAGGCTCATTCATCCCGCGATGCCGCTGCTGCTGCTCAACGAAGACAGCCTGGAC GGAACGCGCGAGTGCCTGTCCCGTCAGTGCGCCGAGTTGGGCGACGGCCTTCGGAAGCAGAACGAGGTGGCGCTGGTCATCGACGGCAAGACGCTGAAGTACGCCATGGGCTGCGACCTCAAGAAGGACTTCATCGACCTGTGCGTGTCCTGCAAGGTGGTCGTCTGCTGCCGCGTGTCTCCCATCCAGAAGGCCGAG GTGGTGGACATGGTGTCTCGGGCGACGGGCGCGGTGACCTTGGCCATAGGCGACGGAGCCAACGACGTGGCCATGATCCAGCGGGCGTCGGTGGGCATCGGCATTTCGGGCGTGGAAGGGCTCCAGGCCGTCTGCGCCTCGGACTACAGCATCGCCCAG TTCCGTTTCCTGTTGCGGCTTCTGCTGGTGCACGGCGCGTGGAATTACTCCCGCATCAGCAAACTCATTCTCTACTCCTTTTACAAGAACATCTGCCTCTACGTGATCGAGCTGTGGTTCGCGATTTACTCTGCATG GTCCGGTCAGATCCTGTTCGAGCGTTGGACGATAGGCTTCTACAACGTGATCTTCACGGCCCTCCCGCCCTTCGCCATCGGCCTCTTCGACAAGATCTGCTCGCCGGAGATCATGATGCGG CATCCGGTGCTGTACGTGCCTTCCCAGCAAGGGCTGCTGTTCAACGTGCGCGTGTTCTGGGTGTGGGCGGTGAACGCGCTGCTGCACTCGGTGCTGCTGTTCTGGCTGCCCGTGCTGCTGGCGTCGCACCACGTGCTGTGGCCCAGCGGACTGGACGGAGGCTACCTGGTGCTGGGCAACCTGGTGTACACG TACGTGGTGGCGACGGTCTGCCTGAAGGCGGGGCTGGCGACGCACTCGTGGACCTGGGTGACGCACGTGTCCATCTGGGGCTCCCTGGCGCTCTGGTTCGTCTTCATACTGATCTACAG CAACCTGTACCCGGCGATCCTGATAGGCGCGGTGATGCGCGGCATGGACCGCATGGTGTTCAGCTCGCTGGTCTTCTGGTTCGCCCTGCTGCTCATCCCCGCCGCCACGCTCATCCCGGACCTGATAATCACCGT CATCCACAACTCGGCCTTCAAGACCACGACGGAGGCCGTGAGAGAGAGCGAGATAAAGAAACGTGATCCGGCCGCACTCCTCGCACACCCGCGGCACTC TGGGTCGCCGCGGGGCCTCGTCTGGCGACGGCGCATCGCTCCCGAAGAGTGGCCGAGTCCGCACCGCGAGGCCCGGAACGGCGTCCCTGACGGCCTACAAAATGGCGGACGCCCCTCCCCCCGTCGCCCCAGGCCGCCGCGCCCGCGCGTCTCGCACGTCGTATGA